Proteins encoded in a region of the Tripterygium wilfordii isolate XIE 37 chromosome 21, ASM1340144v1, whole genome shotgun sequence genome:
- the LOC119987633 gene encoding uncharacterized protein LOC119987633 — MAGSELDGIDIHRYGYPIQLATITNNTPISNAEQPPFLGTFDDLSLVGNEMDVLYHRIQSQAETTSGVDPRLLMLLEFSRGLYSRRSELFKKLFPGLRDGFMELIKRIDAMLLEGKLNHLEQTQVRSLQRSLSVGSPRTPSTARGGEEDFRLKRFKVRTLVVGGGDPGDGGGGGGGQSDTKNGGAN; from the coding sequence ATGGCAGGATCCGAATTGGACGGCATCGACATACATCGATACGGATATCCAATTCAACTTGCAACAATAACAAATAATACGCCAATAAGCAATGCTGAACAACCTCCATTTCTTGGAACATTTGATGATTTATCACTTGTGGGAAATGAGATGGATGTTCTTTACCACAGAATCCAATCCCAGGCAGAGACAACAAGTGGAGTTGATCCGAGGTTGTTAATGTTGTTGGAATTTTCAAGGGGGCTTTACAGCAGAAGAAGTGAATTGTTTAAGAAATTATTCCCAGGACTTCGTGATGGTTTTATGGAGTTGATCAAGAGGATTGATGCAATGTTGTTGGAGGGGAAATTGAATCATTTGGAACAAACACAAGTTCGGAGTCTGCAGAGGAGTTTAAGCGTTGGTTCGCCACGGACACCGAGTACTGCCAGAGGTGGTGAAGAAGACTTTAGGCTCAAGCGGTTCAAGGTGCGTACGCtggttgttggtggtggtgatcCGGGTGacggcggtggtggtggtggtggtcagAGTGATACCAAGAATGGCGGTGCCAATTAG